In Leisingera sp. NJS204, the DNA window GACAGCGATCACATTGGCGCCAAGTGCGGTGGCGATCATTACCGCCGACAGCCCAACGCCGCCGCAGCCATGCACCGCCACCCATTGCCCGCCGGAAACCCGGCCTTGATCCGCCACTGCGCGGAAGGATGTGGCAAAGCGGCAGCCAAGGCTGGCGGCAGTGGCAAACCCCATGGTTTCCGGCAGCGCTACCAGGTTCAAATCCGCATGATGGATGGACACATATTCGGCAAAAGATCCCCAATGGGTAAAGCCGGGCTGGAACTGGCTGTGGCAGACCTGCTGGTGGCCGGCGTGGCACTCCGGGCAGCTGCCGCAGCCGCCAACGAACGGCACTGTGACCCGGTCGCCGCGCCACCATTTGCTGACATCCTTGCCAACCGCGGCAACCGTGCCTGCCAGCTCGTGGCCCGGCACATGCGGCAGGGTGACATCCGCATCATGCCCCATCCAGCCGTGCCAGTCGCTGCGGCACACACCGGTTGCCTCAACCTTGATCACCACGCCGTGGGGCACCGGAGCTGGATCCGGCAGCGAAACCACTTCCGGTGTTTCACCAAAGCGTTCATAGAGCACAGCTTTCATCGGGGCAGGTTCCTTTGACGGTTGCAAGAGATAAGGCTTATTAGCAGGCAGCTGCCGGGGAGAGTATTTCTGATGCCTCTGCAATTCTGGAGAAATCCGGCGTAGTCTTTCCAAAAATGCCACTATTGAGCAGGAGTCTTTCGCTGTGGAGCAAATTGATAAGGTGGATGCCCGTATCCTGGACTGTCTTCAGCGCGATGGCAGGCTGTCCAATGCCAAGCTGGCGGAACGGCTGTCGCTCAGTGAAACGCCCTGCTGGCGGCGGCTGAAACGGCTGAGCGAGTCCGGCGTGATCGAGGGGTATCAGGCGGTCCTGAACCGCCGCGCGCTAGGGTTCGGAGTGATGGCCTTTGTCCAGCTTAGCTGCACTGAACATGACGCGGCCACGACAGCAGACTTCCAGCGCGCCATCGAAGCCAGCCCGAATGTGCTGGCCTGCCATAATACCACCGGGGACGCGGATTTTCTGCTGCAGGTGGTGGCGTGCGATCTGGATGATTACAGCCGCTTCGTTGAAACCGTGCTGCGCCGGTTGCCGGGGGTGTCGGGGATCAAGTCCAGCCTGTCCTTGAGGGAGCTGAAATCGTCCAGTCATTTGCCGGTGAGCGATCTGCGGATGTGAACAGCGCTGACCTGCACAAATGGCTCCCGGCCAGCGGCTCCCGCCTGGGCAGGCCTGCCTGTCAGGCAGACCCTTGCAATTGGGCCCGGCCCGGTGCCCTGGCACCGGGCCGGGCCCAAGGCCGCCAGCGGCGGTGGCGTCAGCCGGCGGTGCGCGGGCGCGGGAGGGGTTCCGCCACCTGCGCCCTTAAGATCCGATGCGCCTGATCAGGCCCCGCTGCCGGTGTAGTAGGGTGAGTTCATTGCCCGGCTGGCCGCCTCGGTGACCGAGGCATCAAAGACCCGCGTGTAAAAGGCGCAGCCCAGTTCCGCCGCAGTTTCCGGGAACAGGTTCAGCGCAAAATCCAAAGCGTTGTCCAGCGTGTCAAAGGCGTCGAAGCCGCCCAGTGTCCGGGTCTGCAGCCCGCTCAGCCAAACCTTGTTCTGTAATCCCGGCAG includes these proteins:
- a CDS encoding Lrp/AsnC family transcriptional regulator, with product MEQIDKVDARILDCLQRDGRLSNAKLAERLSLSETPCWRRLKRLSESGVIEGYQAVLNRRALGFGVMAFVQLSCTEHDAATTADFQRAIEASPNVLACHNTTGDADFLLQVVACDLDDYSRFVETVLRRLPGVSGIKSSLSLRELKSSSHLPVSDLRM
- a CDS encoding zinc-dependent alcohol dehydrogenase family protein, translated to MKAVLYERFGETPEVVSLPDPAPVPHGVVIKVEATGVCRSDWHGWMGHDADVTLPHVPGHELAGTVAAVGKDVSKWWRGDRVTVPFVGGCGSCPECHAGHQQVCHSQFQPGFTHWGSFAEYVSIHHADLNLVALPETMGFATAASLGCRFATSFRAVADQGRVSGGQWVAVHGCGGVGLSAVMIATALGANVIAVDISEEKLALARSLGAVAGVDASTAADAAEAVREISRGGAHVSLDALGHPDTCFNSVNCLRKRGKHVQVGLMLADHSTPQVPMARVIADELEILGSHGMQAHRYGAMLDMVQSGKLAPGRLIGQEISLEQSVASLMEMDRFQSVGATVITRF